In Aphanothece sacrum FPU1, a single genomic region encodes these proteins:
- the grrA gene encoding GrrA/OscA1 family cyclophane-containing rSAM-modified RiPP yields the protein MLINNKISFVGFLLAISTLSVIQADASSQLPPLDANITTIESRLSPITQTIQQRGIDAVETSQEATQTQIAGGFANRKGGGGGGFVNHG from the coding sequence GTGCTAATTAACAATAAAATCAGTTTCGTTGGGTTTTTACTAGCCATATCCACTCTGAGTGTGATTCAAGCTGATGCTAGTTCCCAGTTGCCCCCATTAGATGCTAATATTACTACCATTGAATCTCGTCTTTCTCCCATTACCCAGACAATACAGCAACGAGGAATCGATGCGGTAGAAACATCCCAAGAAGCAACACAAACACAAATTGCTGGCGGTTTTGCTAATCGTAAAGGTGGTGGTGGCGGAGGTTTTGTTAATCATGGTTAG
- a CDS encoding PEP-CTERM sorting domain-containing protein has translation MGDIRNDAVGITSSNISLFFNPNQLQNIDNSFTPTSLISPLLPTTFPLGRTGILNNNNGSITNLGGASLPSFGIGSPLGINQLETFSLMYFKAINSGDSSLSLNIDLSQTGFADGTFVSLTTPNQFTQPISITPEFVPEPLTILGVITASVFGVLLKTKGK, from the coding sequence ATGGGAGATATTCGTAACGATGCAGTAGGAATTACTAGCAGTAATATTAGTCTGTTTTTTAATCCAAATCAACTGCAAAATATTGATAATTCTTTTACACCTACTTCTCTAATTAGTCCTCTTTTGCCGACTACTTTCCCTTTAGGAAGAACGGGAATATTGAATAATAATAACGGGTCAATTACTAACTTAGGAGGTGCTTCTCTACCTAGTTTTGGTATCGGTTCACCCCTGGGAATCAATCAACTTGAAACCTTTAGTTTAATGTACTTCAAAGCTATTAATTCAGGTGATTCTAGTTTAAGTTTAAATATTGACTTATCTCAAACAGGTTTTGCCGATGGAACTTTCGTTAGTTTAACAACACCTAATCAATTTACTCAACCCATTTCTATTACCCCTGAATTTGTCCCCGAACCCTTGACAATTTTGGGCGTTATTACAGCTTCAGTTTTTGGAGTTTTGCTGAAGACTAAAGGGAAATAA
- a CDS encoding helix-turn-helix domain-containing protein, whose product MTELTHPFTPDWVSPPGDTILDLLEERDWTQAQLSERLGYTTKHISQLINGKAPIHEETALKLERVLGSTAGFWLNREAQYRAQLAKMEEQDRLEDWNPWLDELPVKDIMQQGVIPKRRIDAKNKPGIVRDMLHFFGVASPDDWRTFYVGMECAFRRTREAQSNVGAISVWIRQGEIISERLDCPKYNKWKFEKAVRQIRTLTELDPQEFRPAMEKLCREAGVVFVLVPSIPRAHVSGMARWLNPHKAMIQLSLYGKQNDRFWFTFFHEAAHILLHDKKDIFLDEWDGGVKLPSQQEEEADLWAREFLIPPQYDAELPRLKSKHAVVEFAKRLGIHPGIVVGRLQHEQLIKPTWMNALKVSLTDLRSREQATGNRQQ is encoded by the coding sequence ATGACTGAACTTACACACCCCTTTACCCCTGATTGGGTCTCTCCTCCAGGTGATACTATTCTGGATCTGTTAGAGGAACGCGATTGGACGCAGGCCCAACTGTCAGAGCGTCTGGGGTACACGACAAAACACATAAGCCAACTGATTAACGGCAAAGCACCGATCCATGAGGAAACTGCGCTTAAGTTAGAACGGGTACTAGGAAGTACTGCCGGATTCTGGCTCAATCGAGAGGCTCAGTACCGCGCTCAACTTGCCAAGATGGAGGAGCAAGATCGTTTAGAGGACTGGAACCCCTGGTTAGATGAACTGCCAGTAAAGGATATCATGCAGCAAGGGGTAATCCCAAAACGTCGAATCGATGCTAAGAATAAACCTGGCATCGTCAGAGATATGCTGCACTTCTTTGGCGTTGCGTCACCAGATGACTGGCGAACCTTCTATGTTGGGATGGAGTGTGCCTTTCGTCGAACGCGAGAGGCTCAAAGTAATGTAGGAGCGATCTCAGTATGGATTCGCCAAGGGGAAATTATTTCCGAACGGCTCGATTGCCCGAAGTACAATAAGTGGAAATTTGAGAAGGCGGTACGACAGATTCGCACCCTCACAGAGTTAGACCCGCAGGAATTCAGACCCGCAATGGAGAAACTCTGCCGGGAAGCGGGGGTGGTATTTGTACTTGTACCGTCAATTCCACGGGCGCACGTGAGCGGGATGGCTCGGTGGCTCAATCCCCATAAGGCGATGATTCAGCTATCGCTCTATGGCAAGCAGAACGACCGCTTCTGGTTTACCTTCTTCCACGAAGCGGCTCACATTCTGCTTCATGACAAGAAGGATATTTTCTTAGATGAGTGGGATGGAGGAGTAAAACTGCCCTCACAGCAAGAAGAGGAAGCAGACCTCTGGGCACGAGAGTTTTTAATTCCGCCGCAGTATGACGCGGAACTACCTAGGTTAAAATCGAAGCATGCTGTAGTTGAATTTGCCAAGCGGCTTGGGATTCATCCCGGCATTGTAGTGGGACGGCTTCAGCATGAACAGTTGATTAAGCCGACCTGGATGAATGCCTTGAAAGTAAGTCTCACCGACCTTCGGTCGAGGGAACAGGCAACAGGCAACAGGCAACAGTAA
- the recA gene encoding recombinase RecA codes for MATITNNPDKEKALSLVLTQIERNFGKGSIMRLGDAANMRVETISSGALTLDLALGGGLPKGRVIEIYGPESSGKTTLALHAIAEVQKAGGVAAFVDAEHALDPTYSAGLGVQIDNLLVAQPDNGESALEIVDQLVRSSAVDIVVIDSVAALVPRAEIEGEMGDTQVGLQARLMSKALRKIAGNIGRSGCVVIFLNQLRQKIGVTYGSPEVTTGGNALKFYASVRLDIRRIQTLKKGTEGEYGIRAKVKVAKNKVAPPFRIAEFDIIFGKGISQMGCMLDLAEQTNVVNRKGAWYSYNGDNIAQGRDNAIKYLEENPKVAETIEKEVREKLELGALSFAISQTDEEE; via the coding sequence ATGGCGACTATTACCAACAATCCTGACAAAGAAAAGGCGTTAAGCTTAGTTTTAACTCAAATTGAGCGAAATTTCGGAAAAGGCTCCATTATGCGCCTGGGAGATGCCGCTAATATGCGGGTAGAGACCATTTCCAGTGGTGCTTTAACCCTAGATTTAGCCTTGGGAGGAGGACTCCCCAAAGGACGGGTTATTGAGATTTACGGGCCCGAAAGTTCCGGTAAAACTACTTTGGCCCTTCATGCGATCGCAGAAGTACAAAAAGCCGGAGGAGTAGCGGCATTTGTCGATGCAGAACACGCCCTCGATCCTACTTATTCTGCAGGTTTAGGGGTGCAAATTGACAATTTATTGGTAGCGCAACCCGATAATGGGGAATCTGCCCTAGAAATCGTCGATCAGTTAGTACGCTCATCTGCCGTTGATATTGTGGTCATCGACTCTGTAGCAGCTTTAGTTCCCCGGGCCGAAATTGAAGGAGAAATGGGAGATACTCAAGTTGGGTTACAAGCGCGTCTAATGAGTAAAGCTTTGCGCAAAATTGCCGGAAATATTGGTAGATCTGGCTGTGTTGTCATTTTTCTCAACCAATTACGGCAAAAAATCGGGGTAACTTATGGCAGTCCCGAAGTCACCACAGGAGGAAACGCCTTAAAATTTTACGCCTCAGTTCGTTTAGATATTCGTCGCATTCAAACTCTCAAAAAAGGTACCGAGGGAGAATATGGAATTCGCGCTAAAGTCAAAGTAGCTAAAAATAAAGTAGCCCCTCCCTTTCGTATTGCCGAATTTGACATTATTTTTGGCAAAGGTATTTCACAAATGGGCTGTATGTTAGATTTAGCAGAACAAACCAATGTGGTCAATCGGAAAGGAGCTTGGTATAGTTATAACGGTGATAATATTGCTCAAGGACGAGATAACGCTATTAAGTATCTTGAAGAAAATCCCAAAGTGGCTGAAACCATAGAGAAAGAAGTGCGGGAAAAATTAGAATTAGGCGCGCTTAGTTTTGCTATTTCTCAAACCGATGAAGAAGAATAA
- the glpX gene encoding class II fructose-bisphosphatase, with protein sequence MESTLGLEIIEVVEKAAIASSKWMGKGEKNIADQVAVEAMRERMNQIHMRGRIVIGEGERDEAPMLYIGEEVGICTREDAAAFCNPDELIEIDIAVDPCEGTNLVAYGQNGSMAVLAISEKGGLFAAPDFYMKKLAAPPAAKGHVDINKSATENLKILGDCLERNVEELVVVVMDRPRHKELIQEIRQAGARVRLISDGDVSAAISCAFSGTNIHALMGIGAAPEGVISAAAMRCLGGHFQGQLIYDPEVVKTGLIGESKEGNLARLKEMKINNPDQVYNSDELASGQTVLFAACGITPGTLMEGVRFFHGGARTQSLVISSQSQTARFVDTVHLFGQPKHINLH encoded by the coding sequence TTGGAAAGTACATTAGGATTAGAGATCATCGAAGTTGTAGAAAAAGCGGCGATCGCATCTTCTAAATGGATGGGGAAAGGCGAAAAAAACATCGCTGACCAAGTGGCCGTAGAAGCCATGCGCGAACGTATGAACCAAATTCATATGCGAGGCCGTATCGTCATTGGAGAAGGAGAACGAGATGAAGCTCCTATGCTTTATATTGGCGAAGAAGTAGGTATTTGCACCCGTGAAGATGCAGCAGCCTTCTGTAACCCTGACGAACTAATTGAAATTGACATCGCCGTTGACCCCTGCGAAGGAACAAACTTAGTCGCTTACGGACAAAATGGCTCCATGGCAGTATTAGCCATCTCTGAAAAAGGCGGTTTATTTGCTGCTCCTGACTTTTACATGAAAAAATTAGCCGCCCCCCCAGCAGCAAAAGGTCATGTTGATATTAATAAGTCTGCCACTGAAAACCTGAAAATCTTAGGAGACTGTTTAGAACGCAATGTTGAAGAATTAGTAGTAGTGGTGATGGACCGTCCCCGTCACAAAGAACTAATTCAAGAAATTCGTCAAGCTGGCGCAAGAGTTCGTCTGATCAGTGATGGTGACGTTTCTGCTGCCATTTCCTGCGCCTTTTCGGGAACCAACATTCATGCTCTGATGGGCATTGGTGCGGCTCCTGAAGGAGTAATTTCTGCCGCCGCTATGCGTTGTTTAGGCGGTCACTTCCAAGGACAATTAATTTATGATCCTGAAGTGGTTAAAACCGGACTCATTGGGGAAAGCAAAGAGGGCAACCTCGCTCGTCTCAAAGAAATGAAGATTAATAACCCGGATCAGGTTTACAATTCTGATGAATTAGCAAGTGGTCAAACCGTTCTGTTTGCGGCTTGTGGTATTACCCCAGGAACCCTGATGGAAGGAGTCCGTTTCTTCCATGGAGGAGCCAGAACTCAAAGTTTGGTCATCTCCAGTCAGTCTCAAACAGCCCGTTTTGTTGATACTGTTCATCTGTTTGGTCAACCCAAGCATATTAACCTTCACTAA
- the grrA gene encoding GrrA/OscA1 family cyclophane-containing rSAM-modified RiPP encodes MNITTKVTCVGFLLAISTLTISGANATSFLPQSESISPNIESRLSRLTEAMKQRGIEPLRTSEANEDLMAIGWGNGNGGGWGNLRGGGGFANRNGGGSFINRNNPWRNGGFNNRNWGDGGSFINRNGWPNGGGFVNRW; translated from the coding sequence TTGAATATTACGACTAAAGTTACTTGTGTTGGTTTTTTATTAGCCATATCTACTTTAACCATATCGGGGGCTAATGCCACTTCTTTTTTACCTCAAAGTGAATCTATTTCTCCTAATATTGAAAGTCGTCTTTCTCGACTTACAGAAGCGATGAAACAACGAGGAATTGAACCCTTAAGAACATCAGAAGCAAACGAAGATTTAATGGCTATAGGTTGGGGAAATGGCAACGGAGGAGGTTGGGGAAATTTACGCGGTGGCGGAGGTTTTGCTAACAGAAATGGAGGGGGAAGCTTTATTAATCGTAACAACCCTTGGAGAAATGGAGGATTTAATAATAGAAATTGGGGTGATGGTGGCAGTTTCATTAATCGCAATGGTTGGCCAAATGGAGGCGGTTTTGTTAATCGTTGGTAA
- a CDS encoding cadherin repeat domain-containing protein, whose protein sequence is MSTINNVNLAERSAVGTIVVAGNLVEATDDAYGQTPTFSLSTSPKDGSGNNLFAINATTGEITLTQAGANTIDFESGVTSYQLGVKATDGFKLSTERTFNVNITNVNEGTIVVDKTAVTFGTKLSQYRTGATDSLFVRTNFADRTQFIDITNTAVGTNDVLAISGININAQNVTTNANFSRWVTLSLTHPTK, encoded by the coding sequence GTGAGTACCATTAATAACGTCAACCTAGCAGAAAGAAGTGCAGTAGGAACCATAGTTGTCGCCGGAAACTTAGTCGAAGCAACCGATGACGCTTACGGACAAACCCCCACCTTTAGCTTAAGTACCTCTCCTAAAGATGGTTCAGGAAATAACCTTTTTGCCATCAATGCTACCACCGGAGAAATTACCCTTACTCAAGCAGGTGCGAATACCATTGACTTTGAAAGTGGGGTCACATCTTATCAATTAGGAGTCAAAGCAACAGACGGATTTAAACTATCTACAGAACGCACTTTTAACGTTAATATTACCAACGTTAATGAGGGAACTATTGTAGTAGATAAAACTGCTGTTACTTTCGGCACAAAACTCTCCCAATACCGTACAGGTGCGACCGATAGCCTGTTTGTTCGTACCAATTTTGCAGACCGAACCCAATTCATTGATATTACCAATACAGCAGTAGGAACCAATGATGTTTTAGCTATTTCTGGTATTAATATCAATGCTCAAAATGTTACCACAAATGCCAACTTTAGCAGATGGGTTACGCTATCGCTAACCCATCCTACAAAATAA
- the grrP gene encoding extracellular substrate binding-like orphan protein GrrP → MSKILSIALFSLMAGLTFPGITLAETVMERVAKTGVLTVGTRTDVVPYSYVNEKQELTGYSIDVLELIREQLQKELGKEVILDVVKYDQFGDRIQKIVNREIDISCDTIFTWERDKFVDFSLGYGVSGIKVVVKKDSGLESPESLKNKRIGIVKNTLRPRAIEVVQSQVTIVPLDSVEAGFAAVAEGKIDGFAYDGIILEGMRQTMSNANAFKVVPKESYFKHGIACMVPENDSSFLNLVNYTIVKMMDGYLAGDTRYMTIVNRYFGTDGIVPIDADRIRNFFEMIVITREQIPPQTTQSTK, encoded by the coding sequence ATGTCTAAGATTTTATCAATTGCTTTATTCAGTTTGATGGCTGGTTTAACATTTCCTGGTATAACTCTAGCAGAGACGGTTATGGAAAGGGTGGCTAAAACTGGAGTTTTGACGGTAGGAACTCGAACAGATGTAGTTCCCTATTCTTATGTTAATGAGAAACAAGAATTAACGGGATATTCAATAGACGTTCTTGAGTTAATTCGGGAACAATTACAAAAAGAATTAGGTAAAGAAGTTATACTAGATGTGGTAAAGTACGATCAATTTGGAGATCGAATTCAAAAAATAGTTAACCGAGAAATCGATATTTCTTGTGATACTATTTTTACTTGGGAACGAGATAAGTTTGTGGATTTTTCTTTAGGTTATGGGGTTTCAGGAATTAAAGTAGTAGTCAAAAAAGATAGTGGTTTAGAATCACCGGAATCTTTGAAAAATAAACGTATTGGTATTGTTAAAAATACCCTTCGACCACGAGCGATTGAAGTAGTTCAATCTCAAGTAACGATTGTTCCTCTTGATAGTGTTGAGGCAGGTTTTGCTGCGGTAGCAGAGGGGAAAATTGATGGATTTGCTTATGATGGTATCATTTTAGAAGGAATGCGACAAACTATGAGTAATGCTAATGCTTTTAAAGTAGTTCCTAAAGAGTCTTATTTTAAACATGGGATTGCTTGTATGGTTCCTGAAAATGATTCTAGTTTCTTGAATTTAGTTAACTATACAATTGTTAAAATGATGGATGGTTATCTAGCAGGTGATACTCGTTATATGACTATCGTTAATCGCTATTTTGGAACTGATGGAATTGTTCCTATAGATGCGGATAGAATTCGTAATTTCTTTGAGATGATTGTCATCACTCGTGAACAAATTCCTCCCCAAACAACTCAATCTACTAAATAG
- a CDS encoding type II toxin-antitoxin system HicA family toxin, with the protein MPKKVRELKQMLRQIGFIQKPGKGSHTNWVHSLYSGKITVSGKDSADAKLYQEKEVKRAIQEVKRKQENGTD; encoded by the coding sequence ATGCCTAAAAAAGTTAGAGAGTTAAAGCAAATGCTTCGCCAAATTGGTTTTATTCAAAAACCAGGAAAAGGTAGTCATACAAACTGGGTACATTCTTTATATTCTGGTAAAATAACTGTTTCTGGAAAAGACAGTGCAGATGCAAAGCTTTATCAAGAAAAAGAAGTAAAACGGGCAATTCAAGAAGTTAAGAGGAAGCAAGAAAATGGAACAGATTAA
- the grrM gene encoding cyclophane-forming radical SAM/SPASM peptide maturase GrrM/OscB has protein sequence MTNLMTDTTKNQSIDISSFGPISLVVIQPTSFCNLDCDYCYLPDRHLKNRLSIDLIEPIFKAILTSPFLGNYVDICWHAGEPLAVPVSFYQEVFKQIEIASQKYNTQQIPICHSIQTNGTLINQAWCDLFKEHNICVGISIDGPDFLHDIHRKTRTGLGSHASVMRGINYLQKNDLYFNIIAVINQDSLDYPDEIFQFFWDNGILDVAFNMEETEGINQTSSLDKAGTEQRYQAFMRRFWDLTVQTNDQLKVREFESICGLICDDRRLKKTDMNHPFMIVNIDHKGNFSTFDPELLSIKTEPYGDFILGNVLTDTFESVCHSEKFLNIYRDMAAGVNLCRENCQYFGVCGGGAGSNKYWENGSFNSAQTNACRYRIQIVTDIVLNALEQSFNLSNS, from the coding sequence ATGACAAACTTAATGACCGATACTACTAAAAATCAGTCAATTGATATTTCATCTTTTGGCCCCATTAGTTTAGTTGTAATTCAACCCACCTCATTTTGTAATCTTGATTGTGATTATTGTTATTTGCCAGATCGTCACCTAAAAAATAGACTCTCTATTGATTTAATAGAACCTATTTTTAAAGCTATTTTAACAAGTCCATTTTTAGGAAATTATGTTGATATTTGTTGGCACGCAGGAGAACCCCTAGCAGTTCCAGTTTCTTTTTATCAAGAAGTCTTTAAACAAATAGAAATAGCTAGTCAAAAATACAATACTCAACAAATTCCTATTTGTCATTCAATTCAAACCAATGGAACCCTAATTAATCAAGCTTGGTGTGATTTGTTTAAAGAACATAATATTTGTGTCGGTATCAGTATTGATGGGCCAGATTTTCTTCATGATATTCACCGCAAAACTCGCACCGGATTAGGGAGTCATGCTAGTGTTATGCGTGGGATAAATTATCTACAAAAAAATGATTTATATTTTAATATAATTGCAGTTATTAACCAAGATTCTCTAGATTACCCTGACGAAATTTTTCAATTTTTCTGGGATAATGGCATTCTTGATGTCGCCTTTAATATGGAAGAAACCGAAGGAATTAATCAAACTTCTTCTTTAGACAAAGCTGGAACAGAACAGCGTTATCAGGCTTTTATGCGGCGATTTTGGGACTTAACAGTTCAAACCAACGATCAATTAAAAGTCAGAGAATTTGAATCAATTTGTGGCTTAATTTGTGATGATAGAAGACTAAAAAAAACAGACATGAATCATCCTTTTATGATTGTCAATATTGATCATAAAGGAAACTTTTCTACCTTTGATCCTGAATTATTATCTATTAAAACAGAACCTTACGGAGACTTTATTTTAGGGAACGTCTTAACCGATACTTTTGAATCTGTTTGTCATAGTGAAAAATTCTTAAACATCTATCGAGATATGGCAGCAGGAGTTAATCTTTGTCGGGAAAACTGTCAATATTTCGGCGTATGTGGAGGTGGTGCCGGAAGTAATAAATATTGGGAAAATGGCAGTTTTAATTCAGCCCAAACAAACGCTTGTCGCTATCGAATTCAGATAGTAACCGATATAGTTCTTAATGCTTTAGAACAATCTTTTAATTTATCTAATTCGTAG
- a CDS encoding glutamyl-tRNA reductase has protein sequence MNIAVVGLSHKTAPVEVREKLSIQEGKLEEALAHLKGYPHIEEVAIISTCNRLEIYAVTSDTEKGVVEITQFLSEISHLSLNYLRRYLFILLHQDAVRHLMRVSAGLESLVLGEGQILAQVKTTHKLGQKYQAIGRLLDRLFKQAMTAGKRVRTETSIGTGAVSISSAAVELAYTKVADLSSRRISIIGAGKMARLLVQHLIAKGATQITIVNRSQHRAEELAHQFPQAQLQLTPLKEMMTVVAASDIVFTSTGATEPILHRENLTTVLESYQSLMLFDISVPRNVAADVHEMEKVESYNVDDLKAVVAQNHASRRQMAQEAEGLLEEEVEAFELWWRSLETVPTISCLRTKVESIREQELEKALSRLGTEFAEKHQEVIEALTRGIVNKILHEPMVQLRAQQDIEARKRCLESLQMLFDLDVEQQFG, from the coding sequence ATGAATATTGCAGTAGTGGGACTGAGCCATAAAACAGCCCCCGTCGAAGTCCGTGAAAAGCTGAGTATTCAAGAAGGCAAGCTTGAAGAAGCCCTCGCCCATTTAAAGGGTTATCCTCATATTGAAGAAGTAGCTATTATCAGCACTTGTAACCGTTTAGAAATTTACGCCGTTACCAGTGACACAGAAAAAGGCGTGGTCGAAATCACCCAATTTCTCTCAGAAATTAGCCATCTTTCCCTTAACTATTTACGACGTTATCTCTTTATTTTGCTTCATCAAGATGCAGTGCGTCACCTAATGCGCGTCTCTGCCGGGTTAGAAAGTCTGGTGTTAGGAGAAGGGCAAATTTTAGCCCAAGTTAAAACTACTCACAAATTAGGACAAAAATATCAAGCGATCGGACGACTCCTCGATCGCCTGTTTAAACAAGCCATGACCGCCGGAAAACGGGTTCGCACTGAAACCAGTATCGGCACCGGAGCAGTATCTATCAGTTCCGCAGCCGTCGAATTAGCCTATACTAAGGTGGCAGATTTAAGCTCCCGTCGCATTAGTATTATCGGGGCCGGTAAAATGGCTCGCCTGTTAGTACAACATCTGATAGCTAAAGGAGCCACCCAGATAACCATTGTTAACCGTTCTCAACATCGTGCCGAAGAATTAGCCCATCAATTTCCTCAAGCTCAACTACAACTGACTCCTCTCAAAGAAATGATGACAGTGGTGGCTGCTTCTGATATTGTCTTTACCAGTACAGGAGCCACAGAACCAATTTTACATCGGGAAAATCTCACCACTGTTCTAGAAAGTTATCAATCTTTGATGTTGTTTGATATCTCAGTTCCCCGAAACGTGGCCGCTGATGTCCACGAAATGGAGAAGGTTGAGTCTTATAATGTGGATGATTTAAAGGCCGTAGTCGCTCAAAATCATGCCAGTCGTCGTCAAATGGCTCAAGAAGCAGAGGGGTTATTAGAGGAAGAAGTAGAAGCCTTTGAATTATGGTGGCGTTCCTTAGAAACTGTTCCTACTATTAGTTGTTTACGTACTAAAGTCGAGAGTATCAGGGAACAGGAGTTAGAAAAAGCTCTTTCTCGGTTAGGCACAGAATTTGCCGAAAAACATCAAGAAGTTATTGAAGCTTTAACCAGAGGTATCGTTAATAAAATTCTCCATGAACCAATGGTACAGTTACGCGCACAACAGGATATTGAAGCTCGTAAACGTTGTCTTGAGTCACTGCAAATGTTATTTGATCTTGATGTAGAACAACAGTTTGGTTAA
- a CDS encoding type II toxin-antitoxin system HicB family antitoxin → MEQIKYRMIIQWSDEDNCFLVALPDFPGQYWRTHGDTYEEAVANGKEAIESLIIAYEADNEPLPEPLFCRMG, encoded by the coding sequence ATGGAACAGATTAAATATCGCATGATCATTCAATGGTCTGATGAAGATAATTGTTTTTTGGTAGCATTACCTGATTTTCCTGGGCAATATTGGCGCACTCATGGAGATACTTATGAGGAAGCTGTTGCTAATGGAAAAGAGGCTATAGAATCCCTAATTATTGCCTATGAAGCAGATAATGAACCTTTACCTGAACCTTTATTTTGTAGGATGGGTTAG
- a CDS encoding RNA-guided endonuclease InsQ/TnpB family protein: MKQVLTLVVKLQPTSEHRQLLDDTAKAFADACNYINQNVKANLTNRNSIQAVCYQDVKERFGLTANHVVRSCARVGANRLTAKHKGKTVKGFKPTSFDCDTRTFRFIEDGYLVGISTIGKRIKIPMRVSNYHIGKLSGQNPTSAQVCQHKNGDWYIHIQIKNDVPKPINTNNVIGVDFGRRDIAVTSTGKSWSGKEIQDKRDKFNRVRASLQKKATQGTRSTRRRCRQILQRLSGRERRYQAWLNHNISKAIISEAKQSQSIVAIEDLTGIRERTNQKPRNKTERRRANSWAFYQLRTCLEYKGIKEGIEVIAVNPAYTSQTCHCCLHIGLRNNKSFKCSTKACGWIGDADENGSLMIALVGQSVRLPRGSNLLACPVDLGLQKAHDLAIA; encoded by the coding sequence ATGAAACAAGTCTTAACCTTAGTTGTCAAGCTTCAACCTACGTCAGAGCATCGTCAATTGTTAGACGATACTGCTAAGGCATTTGCTGATGCTTGTAACTACATTAATCAGAATGTTAAGGCTAATTTGACCAATAGAAACTCAATTCAAGCAGTTTGTTATCAAGATGTTAAAGAGCGTTTTGGGCTAACCGCTAATCATGTTGTTAGATCTTGTGCTAGAGTCGGTGCAAATCGTTTAACTGCTAAACATAAAGGTAAGACAGTTAAAGGGTTTAAGCCTACCAGTTTTGATTGTGATACTCGAACTTTTCGATTTATTGAAGATGGTTATTTAGTTGGTATTAGTACAATCGGAAAACGAATTAAAATTCCTATGAGAGTAAGTAACTATCATATAGGAAAACTATCAGGTCAAAATCCCACATCAGCGCAAGTTTGTCAACATAAAAACGGTGATTGGTATATTCATATTCAAATCAAGAATGATGTCCCAAAACCCATTAACACTAATAATGTAATAGGAGTAGATTTTGGCAGACGTGACATCGCTGTTACCAGTACAGGAAAGTCATGGTCTGGAAAAGAAATTCAAGATAAAAGAGACAAATTCAATCGGGTTCGAGCTTCTCTCCAGAAAAAAGCTACCCAAGGCACAAGGTCAACACGGCGTAGATGTCGTCAAATTTTGCAACGGTTATCGGGTAGAGAGAGACGCTATCAAGCGTGGTTAAACCACAATATATCAAAAGCTATTATTAGCGAGGCCAAGCAATCTCAATCCATTGTTGCTATTGAAGACTTAACGGGTATTCGAGAAAGAACTAACCAAAAACCAAGAAATAAAACTGAACGAAGACGAGCTAATTCTTGGGCGTTTTATCAGTTAAGAACTTGTCTTGAATATAAAGGAATTAAAGAAGGGATTGAAGTCATCGCAGTTAACCCTGCTTATACATCGCAAACGTGCCATTGTTGTCTGCATATTGGACTGAGAAATAATAAGTCCTTTAAGTGTAGCACTAAAGCTTGTGGATGGATTGGGGATGCTGATGAAAATGGCTCGTTAATGATAGCTTTAGTGGGGCAGAGTGTAAGACTGCCTAGAGGTTCAAATTTATTGGCTTGCCCAGTAGATTTAGGGCTACAAAAAGCCCACGACTTAGCGATAGCGTAG